TTCTGGTCGGTCATGCCGACGGCTTCCAATACGGCCATCACACGTTCACGCCGCTCGGCTGCGGGCGTCCGGGAGATCATGAGCAAGGGGTACTCTATATTCTCGTACACGCTCAGGACCGGGATGAGATTGAACGACTGGAAGATGAAGCCGAGATGCTCACCACGAAAATGCGCCGCCTCCTTCTTGCCCAGGGTGTCCACCCTGGTGCCGGTCACTCGGACCTCCCCGGACGACGGTTTGTCCATGCAGCCGATGATGTTCAGCAGCGTGGTCTTGCCGCTGCCCGAAGGCCCGACGAACGTGACGAGTTTTCCTGTTTCTATAGAGACGGTGACCTGTTTCAGGGCTTCGGTTTCGACCTCTCCCGTCAGGTATTTTTTCGAAATGCTGTTCAGTTCGATCAGCGACATGGTTTTCTCCTGTATGCATGGCCCAAGGGCATTCCCCGGCCATGCCGTTAATCCCGTTCCGGTTTTCCTCCGGTCATTATCCCAAATCCGGGCCTGTGGCCTCCGTAATCTCGAATCGCCTGGATCAACCCGGAAAACTGATTCGGCCGCAACACTCTTTTCTCAT
This sequence is a window from Paucidesulfovibrio longus DSM 6739. Protein-coding genes within it:
- a CDS encoding ABC transporter ATP-binding protein; the protein is MSLIELNSISKKYLTGEVETEALKQVTVSIETGKLVTFVGPSGSGKTTLLNIIGCMDKPSSGEVRVTGTRVDTLGKKEAAHFRGEHLGFIFQSFNLIPVLSVYENIEYPLLMISRTPAAERRERVMAVLEAVGMTDQKDKRPDQISGGQKQRVAVARALVTNPKVVLADEPTANLDHDTAHKIIDLMKKMRDTYGTTFVFSTHDPRIVEHADVVHGIEDGRLLNGNPLYQGGKDHA